The genomic stretch TGGTTCTTTCACGAAGGGAGTAATGTGACTATACATACCTTAAGTGAGCATGGCCATCAGAAGCTTTCCCTTGGATTTCCATCACCAAATAGCCATACGGCTCCTCAGCATTTGGTGATGGCCAATGCAATTTTTGGAAGCTCTGTGGACGAGCCCAAAAGCTATGCACTGGTTTCCTGTGTAGTCTCTCCAGGCTTTGATTTTGAGGATTTTGAATTATTTGAGGCAAAGGATCTCATTCGGCAATTCCCTGAATCAAGCGAGATCATCAACAGATTCACATAAAAAAAGGCTCATTAAGAGCCTTTTTTTATGTGATAGCGCTTTTATTAAAAAGCGAATGAAACTTTGAAATTAACCCTAGTCCCAGGAGATAGACTGCTGAATATCTGATCCTGTGCTTCATATGATCTGAAGACGTACTCTCTCTTGGCATTCAGAATATTCTGGACACCGAATCCTGCCTGAATACGCTCATCAGCGCCAAAAGATTTGTTGATATTCAAGTTTAGGCTGTTGAATGGTACAGAATAGGTGTCTGTGCGGTTACCGAAACCTACGTACTGAAGGGATGATCCCTGTACATTGTAGAATAAACCTGCTTCCCAACCTGTGGTGAAGGAATTGTAGCTAAGCCCTGTATTGATCAAATAAGGCGCTTGACCAGCCATATCTCTTTTATCATCGATCACCTGACCTTCCCTGGCACTGAGTTCTCTTGATCTAAATTCCGATTCAGACATTTGGATCTCAGATTTTGTGAGGGTCACATTGGTGTTCCAAGTGAAGTTTTCCAAGCTTGGAGCTATGAATTTCAAAGATTTCCTGAATTCAAATTCCAGACCTGCCACGGTTCCATTTCCTACGTTTCTAGGCTGGAAAGTTCCTGGGTCGGCAAGGAACTGCACCATTTCTATCGGCTTTTCAAAGGTCTTGTAGAATGCACTTACTGACAGCATCTGCCCTTTCTCCTGAAAAGCCTCCCATCTTAGGTCGAAGTTGTTTACCCTGGTAGAGACCAAGTTGCCATCCCAAAGAACTTCTGTTCCTCCATTGGTAGTTTCTGGATAAAGGCCTCCTATAAACGTCCTGCCTGTAATAGGATCAAGAATCTCGGCATAAGAGAGTTCTTTGAAAGAAGGTCTGGCGATCGTTCTGGATGCGGAAGCCCTCAGGTTCTGGTTATCTTTCAGATTGTAAATCAAGTTGACAGTTGGGAAGAAATCGAGGTCATCCATTACGGTCACCAAATCATAATCAATCGTTCCGGTCTGGTTAGTGCCTGTATAGTATTGATTGAACTTCTCTACTCTCAGCCCTACAATTGCCTTTAATTTATCCGCAGGATTTGCTTCAAGGGAAGCATAACCGGCCATATTGGTAGCTATTGAATTATAAGCATTTGGGTTGATGGGGATAAAGTCAGCATTGTATCTCACCCCATTTCTGTTCTCTCCCGAAAATAGATTTTCATCCAACAAAATCTCATTAGGATCTCCGGTGAACTGGGTATTTCCTGTGGCAAATTGGAAGCTCTGAATAGTAAAGTCACGCTGCTTGAACACATAATTTCCACCAAACTTCACTTTCCCTTGTCTGGCAAAAAGCGAGATGTTTTTGGAAATGTCGCCTTTACCCACTATACTATATTCTTCAAGATCTCTCCAGATCCTTGCAGGAAGACCAACTTCCGTGGAAACGGTATTGGTCGGCTCTCTGAATCTTGTAAACCGAATGTCCGGATCAGCTATGGTAGATCTGGTAGGAGCCAATTTCCAGTTGATTTCCCATTCGTTGCCATTGATAAAATGAGTTCCTGCCAACAATATACTGGTCAAACCTCTTTGACTATATTCCAGGTTATATTGTGTGGCCTCGAAATTTGCCCCCAAGTTCGTGTTGACAAAGTTAAACTGACCGGCTTTGGATTCACCATTTTGCAGGTGCATCAAGTTCAATTTGAATTTGGAGTTTGTTGTTTTATAGGCAATACCCGCAAGCCCACCGAGCAGGACATTATTTACCCCGAAGTCACCGCGCTGTCTTTCGAGAGGCTCAAGTTCAGTAAGATTTGCCTCACGGGGCTTAGCATATAAATTATACTCTGCATCCTGATAGAATTCAGTTTCATTTTTGTAAGTCAATGCGAAATTGTAACCCCATGTTCCTCTGGATTTGACAAATTGGTTTCCCAATGAGAAGCTGACACCAAAATCCATCAGGCTGTTTGATCTATATCCGCCAAGCGTCTTGTTGAAATTTCCCAAGATTTCTTGGTATTCAAGCCCTTTTGGGCCATTTGGATTTCCTACTGCATCTCCGTACTGTGGTATATCGGTTCTTCCATCGGTTGGAATAGCTCTCGTACCGTCATCAAATCCCAAAAAATCTGTGTTTCCCCCATCGTATTTCAAATAATTGGAGTTGAAGTGCATAGAAGGGTTGATTCCTCCGCTCAAGCTCAGCCTCATGGACTTTTCTTCAGGAAAATCCTTAGTCTCTATATCTACCACACCACCGGTAAAATCTGCAGGCAAGTCAGCGGTGAAGGATTTTGAGACGATTATATTATCAATCACATTGGTAGGAAAGATATCCATCTGTATGGTATTCCTGTCCGGATCAAGTCCAGGAATATCCACACCATTAAGTACAGTTTTGGTATATCTGTCTCCCAGCCCTCTTACAAAAATATATTTGCCTCCCTCAATGGAAACACCCGTCACACGCTTAATGGCAGATGCAGCATCCCCATCGCCGATCTGGCGGAAGGTACTTGCGGAGATACCGTCAATTAGATTGGCCGCATTTCGTTTTACAGATAGCAATGCAGACTCTGTAGTACGTATCGCAGAAGCAGAAACGGTAACTGCCTCCAAGTCGGAAGCTTCTTCTGCCATCAAAAGATCACTCATTACGTTGACCTGACCTGCTTTTACTTCTACTTCACTAATGTGGATCGAAGAAAAGGATATATAAGATACCTGAAGTGTATATATTCCGGGTGCTACTTTGATTTCATATTTACCATCAAAGTCAGTAACCGCCCCTGTGGAGGTCTCTTTGACTAGGACAGAGACACCGTACAAGGGCTCTCCTGTAACTTCTTCATAGATTGTCCCGCGGATCGTTCCGTTTTGGGCAAAGACAAAGCCTGCAAAAACCTGTGAAAGTACCAGCAGAACTAAAACCAGAAGTCCCTTCATAAGTGTATTGGTAGATTGATTTTTCATACAGCAATTAGGTTGGATACTTAAAAGAAGGAAGAAAGTAACCTTGCAAGTCCTTCCTTCCTTCTACTAAAGTGAGTGATGATTATAGATCGGCTATTGCTCCAGCTGCAGCGGCCCAAGACCATGTTGCGGCAAATGCTGATTTGTCTGCTCCCACCGTGTTGGCTCCAGCGGCTACGCTAGTGGCAGAAGCCGCGGTGCCGTTTTTGAAGACAGATTCTAGAGAAACACCTTCAGCTAGGGTTATTTGAAGATTTGCGAATTTCAGGCTGCCATCAGCGAATGTTGCCAATGTCTTATCACCGCTAAGTGAAAAATCTCCTCGGCCGTCAGTTGTAGCAGGATCAGGGAATCCAGTGAAATAGATGTTTTCAAAAGTACCTCTAGCTCCATCTCTGAAGTCACCAAGCTCAGCAGCGGAACTTCCTACCACTGTACCGTTTGTCAACGTATGACCTGCATTGAAAGAACCTTCAGGTCCATCTATCTCAAGTGCGTGGTCTGTCTCACCTCCACAGATTACGATAAAGTTGTCCATAGTGCCTGACCAAGCCTGATCAGTATCCAGTCCGTCATCACCTGCGTTCCATACGATTGCATTTTTCACGCTCACAGATCCACCGAACCATTCGATTCCATCATCCTGATTGGCGATTACTTCTACGTTCTCTATTACAGTACCAGAACCTACGCCTCCGAGGGTTAGGCCGTTGATTTCGTTTCCTTCACCGATATTGGAACCACCGTGACGGATAGAGATGTATTTGATAATGCCGGAATTATCGTCATCATCAGATCCGCCGTAAAGACCATTGATATCGGAAGGTGGAATACCTTCGATTTGAGTTTCACTGACATCACCTGCAAGAGAGGCTTTGGCGTTTCCTAGAACAATCAAACCGCCCCATAGGCCGGAAAGATCTGGCTCCAAATTAGGAGAAGCAATCTGACCTGGAGTGATTTCGTCCGCTACAGTAGTAAAAATGATAGGGGAGGAAGCAGTACCCTGTGCATCGATTTTAGCTCCTCTGGCAATGATCAATGCAGTAGCATTTGATCCTGAGCCAACTTCGCCTTTAACAATTACGCCTGGCTGGATAGTTAGTGTGTTTCCAGATGTCACGGCGATTCTTCCACCAAGTACATAAGTCTTACCAGTTTCCCAAGTAGTATTGGAAGTGATGTTGGAATCCACTCGCAAAACATCGTCATCCGGTGTAGGTACTGGATCAGGATCATTTCCATCTACGCAGCTAGTGAAACCAATTGCTAGGACAGCAAACATGGTTAAAAGAGAGTTGAACTTTTTCATTGAGATTTATAATTGATTAGGATTTGCCTTATTTGACGTTGCAAATCTGCCTCAATTTTTCACCTCGAAAGAATTATCCGAATTATCCTTTTTTTAATAAAAAAAAGCGGAATTTAATATTGGAATAACAAAATGTACATAAAAAAAGGCTTCTCCTCCGAAAAGCCTATTGTTGCTGAATTACCTGTTATTTCAATGTTACCGATTTGTTAATAGGAACTTTCTCCATCAGGATTTTTACAAGATCTCTTGTATTAATCCCATCTGCCTCAGCCTCATAGTTGAGAATGATCCGGTGGTTCAGTACATCTTCTGCTATTTCCTTGATGTCTTC from Algoriphagus sp. NG3 encodes the following:
- a CDS encoding cupin domain-containing protein; this translates as MEVDKRIAFLVEKLNLIPHPEGGFYSETYRSETSIVTETGKRNLSTAIYFLLTSDNVSKFHRIKSDELWFFHEGSNVTIHTLSEHGHQKLSLGFPSPNSHTAPQHLVMANAIFGSSVDEPKSYALVSCVVSPGFDFEDFELFEAKDLIRQFPESSEIINRFT
- a CDS encoding TonB-dependent receptor domain-containing protein, with amino-acid sequence MKNQSTNTLMKGLLVLVLLVLSQVFAGFVFAQNGTIRGTIYEEVTGEPLYGVSVLVKETSTGAVTDFDGKYEIKVAPGIYTLQVSYISFSSIHISEVEVKAGQVNVMSDLLMAEEASDLEAVTVSASAIRTTESALLSVKRNAANLIDGISASTFRQIGDGDAASAIKRVTGVSIEGGKYIFVRGLGDRYTKTVLNGVDIPGLDPDRNTIQMDIFPTNVIDNIIVSKSFTADLPADFTGGVVDIETKDFPEEKSMRLSLSGGINPSMHFNSNYLKYDGGNTDFLGFDDGTRAIPTDGRTDIPQYGDAVGNPNGPKGLEYQEILGNFNKTLGGYRSNSLMDFGVSFSLGNQFVKSRGTWGYNFALTYKNETEFYQDAEYNLYAKPREANLTELEPLERQRGDFGVNNVLLGGLAGIAYKTTNSKFKLNLMHLQNGESKAGQFNFVNTNLGANFEATQYNLEYSQRGLTSILLAGTHFINGNEWEINWKLAPTRSTIADPDIRFTRFREPTNTVSTEVGLPARIWRDLEEYSIVGKGDISKNISLFARQGKVKFGGNYVFKQRDFTIQSFQFATGNTQFTGDPNEILLDENLFSGENRNGVRYNADFIPINPNAYNSIATNMAGYASLEANPADKLKAIVGLRVEKFNQYYTGTNQTGTIDYDLVTVMDDLDFFPTVNLIYNLKDNQNLRASASRTIARPSFKELSYAEILDPITGRTFIGGLYPETTNGGTEVLWDGNLVSTRVNNFDLRWEAFQEKGQMLSVSAFYKTFEKPIEMVQFLADPGTFQPRNVGNGTVAGLEFEFRKSLKFIAPSLENFTWNTNVTLTKSEIQMSESEFRSRELSAREGQVIDDKRDMAGQAPYLINTGLSYNSFTTGWEAGLFYNVQGSSLQYVGFGNRTDTYSVPFNSLNLNINKSFGADERIQAGFGVQNILNAKREYVFRSYEAQDQIFSSLSPGTRVNFKVSFAF